CTGAAAAATGTAAGCACGTACAAGTTCTGAAAAATCACGAAAAAGCATTGTATTCCCCTAAGCCATGACAATTGATAAAGTACTATCCACCTAAGGCAAACTAGTTACTTGCAGTGActgtaacattttcaaaaaattaaggaTCATCTGATGATATTTATGAACTTCGCATTATTATCTATAAATTCgagaatattttcaattgtaaatttcaaaaataattaagtaaaagtaatttttttttaaaagttaaattacaattgtttaaagatttaaaaCCACAACCTTGTACATACATTTTTAagcaatttcataaaaaaatttcaaaaatacataaaattcaaagtttattttcgaataaataatGTGTAATAGGTGTTGTCGCATTCACAAGAAAAACGCTTTAGGtaacaaatcaattttataacttGTTATGGAAATGTTATGGAAACTTCAATTATCGAGAGCTGGATATAATTCACACGTCAACCATATTAAtcattaattgtaattaaaagaatttttctctCCACCTTCGTAAAGCTGAGAAATAGTGTACACTACGGGAAGAAGCAttgaatgtctcagatctcatgacGCCCGAGGCGAAGCCGAGGCTAACAAACTTTcttattttagttattaaatattttttaatgagttAAGGGTTTTTGGTAGCTAATTTCGAGCTCCAAGCGGAATTTTGGCAAGAAGCTTTCTTAAGTAGGTATATGAAACTTAAAATGAGTACAGTGATAACTGCGGGTTCAGGCAACCCAGAAATTACAGATTTCGGGCACGATGTGGAATTTTCGATAGGAATTAGAAACTATTAGTTTTCGCTGATAACATGAATTGGAAAACTTAGTAAATAGTTTGCAATCCCTGGATTGCTGGCTAATgttaaattacattcaaaatgattttctgtGCGTAATGTAAAAACTTCAGCCATTCATCTTCTTTATCCGATGAACCCTTCCACTTGGGAATGACTTGTTTAACATTACTTTTAACATTCTGACAAAACATCAGCATCGtactttatatgtaaaaaaaaaatagtttgatcCGCACTaggctttaaagaaaaactatttggATCTCTAGCCAGACCTACTGTTCCCAGTTGCCTGGCTGCTGGTTTGGCAAACGGTTTTTAACATTCTGATAAATCATTAGAATTACAAATAGAAAAGCGATTTGGTTTTACATTATGAAAAACAAAGAGACCGTCACCTCTAAAGACAATTTTGTCTAATACCGGACACTctgttttgtaaaatgttttattatgacacatttcttatataattaacttcttattagaacaaaataaaatacggttattaatcaattttaagattattacGCTATTTGAAATGTtgcaaaagaaaacaaaaatttacacaaatttttattaaataaaaaataaatttttatcaaataaaaaatgttgtttgtcataacaataatttttgaatttttggccAGTTAGAAATAAGGTATGcaaaattatctgaaaattaCCTGCACTGTGGTCTACAGCCCAATGAAATGATACTTCCCAATTTCACTGAGACACGCACGAAACATTTCAACAAATAAAggtataaataatgtaaaaattatgaataataacgcatttctttttagattttgaattaaaatggaGCCCGTTGATTCACCGTTTGATCTGCTGTTTTTAGCATCTGCTGTAGCCAAAGTATTCACATTAGTAGCACAACTTGTTTTCGCATATatggtttttgataaaatatggcCAGCAATACAGTTTGTACGTTATGTGTTAGTgccatattttgtttcaaatgaaCAATCATTAAAATCGAGATATGGAAATTGGGCAGGTTTGTAGTCAGTCCATAATGATTTTCGATAATGAAGTTACTTCAATATGAATGAATGTTTATAGTTATAACTGGATCAACTGATGGGATTGGTAAAGCTTACGCTTTCGAATTAGCTCGTAGAAACATTAATGTCATCCTTGTTAGTCGTAGcgaagaaaaattattgaatactgCCTCAGaaataggtaaaaaaatttaattgaaatttttagttttactttaatgtttttatttgtacaaTGTTGTAGAAGCAAAATatccaataaaaacaaaaacaattgtagCTGATTTTTCAAATAGCAGTGAAGAGTTTTATCAAGATATTGCCGAACAATTGGTAGAGTATCCTATTGGTATTCTAGGTATGCATCcggttttttttccataatactggttatattattttgatatcctCTTTcttttactataattattagctgttttttaatcaatttcaaataaagatGAAATCTAGGTTTTGTGTTATATTTATATCTGTGCAAAACACAACACTATCGAATGGGATTtataattattgcaattttggCATGTACCTACTTATGCAATGATTCTTACATACAAAATGTAGTGTTTGCCAGAGTAGgaaaacgattttttaaataaacactgAACAATATAAGAACTACATGGCATTTGTTTATAATCTATCCTACTCATGTATTTTTCTGCTGATGTATACCTTCATCGATCTTCTTAAgctttggaattatttttgaaggGGCAAAGCTgaaatgttttcattatttgataaaatgaataacaattgTTAGTGAGGTAAAACGAAGAGCTAATCAGCCATGCCTACCAACCTGAGGCGTacgagtttttattattttaaatacgctaTTCTAGAGACTCAAACAGTTTCTTCTTCTGAAGAAACTGTTTGAGTCTATTTTTTCACTGCCAAACACACACCATGTTATAATTGCAATCGCATTGGCTTAAATATCCTGTAAACAGTGCCAATCCTGTAAAAATAAACCAAGACCAATACGTATGAATACTCACTTTGTCTTGGCATCAAAACAGGAGGTCATATATTTCGTGCTTTAATGTATACCAAACACGATACATTTACTCTTTACTTACTCTTTCATTTTCTTATATCTGTCTATGAGCTCTTGCAGACCTACCTCAGTTATTTATGCCTTATTTCCTTCTTATTCttatattgtatacatatttaaataaattaacaattcttccataaataaagtgattttatcctataaattttcagttaataatgttggaattaattatgaatatccAATGCGTATTCATGAAATGAAAAGGGAACAAATGTTGAACATCATCAATATTAATCTGGTATCAACCACAATGATGACTAGAATTGTCTTACcaattatgttgaaaaataaaagaggTGCAATTGTAAATGTGTCATCCGGTTCTGAACTACAACCATGGCCTTTAATGACACTTTATGCTTCAACAAAGGtaagttttaataatactttggtatataatttaattatgtatattgTACAATATTAAGGGCTAAAAACAGGGCTGGATTAATGCATGGGCTCTGAGGGCTCCCAAGaatcagattaaaaaaatatttaaaaaaatcaataagcaAATGGCTAATGGATGAAGCAAGCATACGATCTTCAATCGTAGATCTCCCAGACTACATAACTCAGGGTGCTTATAATAAACACAAAgtatttactgtaaaaataagacagtcaaaataattaaagaaaagtttGCCCTTACATGGGGCTCTTATTTTCGGCCCAGGGCCCctcaaatgtttgaaatatgttttaaacatCAAGCATGTTTAAATTCTTAACATTccaataattcaaaacaaatcaCAAGGACGAACGTAAAGTCGCTCAGTGTGATCACTtagatttgattttattaaaaggtAAACGTTTGTTTATGTTCGTCGAAAAAGATTTCCGTTACCAATCCTTATCGATTGCCCAACTAATTGTATCATGTGGGCGGCATTTAACACAATGTATTGCTAAAACGCGTATTGAAACTGATATTGTAACGCAGTATGAATTAAACGCTCGTGTGAGCACAGGGtaatataaatgattaaaacgataaacaaataaaagttataccgtgcaataataaatataaaatatttaatgaaattgattGCTTAATGACGATAGTAGTGCATAAAATTGTTACATCAGCCGTTCATCTTCGGTTCTCTTTATATTTTCTGCTACAGTAATTTTAAGTACTTAATATGGATCTTTATGTTATATTAACatgatttgctataaaattattacttaatttattatagACAAATAAGTATAAGTACCTACTCAAAAACCCAaatacccaaaaaaattaaatttttcgaaaaatatacctactttgtCTTTATTTCTAAAGCTGCCGCtagatatcatatatgtaaatatactATATTGCCAGCATATACTATATTAAGAGAAACGGGCGAAAACATCTCGGTGCAGACATTTTTAACCCTCTCACTCATTTCATGGCCAATAGTATTCGTGGCGCGATAGTAATTGGCCAATAGTAAAAGAAAGCGCATTTGCATAACGTGCTAAGTACTTTTGGTTGTTTTTGTTGGTACCTTACATTGAGGAACATAGTGCGATAGCaatatagtatttatatatattctacATATATGACGAGCATCATACAACGAAATTCAAACAACGAACGTCAGAGCTTATATGATACCTAGGTCTATTAAAccggaaaaaaaaaactgcccGTTCCTTTTGCGATGATGTACCTATACCTGTTCGTTGCTTGCCTATGTTAATAaccatattaaattgtttttacaggcatacataaaaaactttagtGATGCGTTGCGTTTTGAGTATAATACAAGAGGAATAACTGTACAGAATTTGGCACCATTTTTCACAAACACGAAAATAAATGACTTTTCACAAGCTTTACGTGAAACAAGTTTAATTATACCATCACCGGAAACATATGCTCGTCATGCAATCTTGACATTAGGAAAACTGGAACACACAACTGGGTATTGGCCTCACGGATTTCAGGTAAATATAGTGTTTAGAAGTACCGTAACGGAATCATTTTCACTGGATACACACCCGAGTAAACACCGTGTAAACACGATATGAACATggtgattttaattcaatttataaattgtgtGAAGAAAGTATAAGAAGACTGTTGACGAAGTGTACAAATCATAATATCTGTGCTATAATTAGTGACATAAAATCTGTATAGTTTTTACGGTTTTAAGTCAGTGTAATTAtggtaataataatgatatctaCAAAAAAACCATGGCGTGTAAAGTATAAAAGTTGTATAAGAAAGTACTATCTAACTATTTGAGGTCTATGTATTGAGCgcatattctaggatatggcacgtCAAAAAATCCATGAATCCTAATTTTCTGCCACGTGGTAAATAAGCTCTtgagtcgatgtggagcattttctctcataggacataTATATGGCAGCTAACGGCTATTTTCTCAAagtatctatttttataaagcGTGAAACATAGTGACAGATAAAACTTTATAACGGTTTTAGAGGGGAGTGGCGTTGAAGTAACTCGGAAAAAAGTAGATCGTAACCGGATAAATTCAAGTTCGATTTTTTTCAGTATTCTGAATGTCAGTATTCTGAATGTCTGCCAGTATTGTGTAACGCGATCGTTATGGAAGTTTGGAAGATCATTATCGAGCGAGCtgcggaaatttttttcagtttttactatGTTTTACAGCAGTTTTCGGAATTTCTTACTTGATTTCAAATTATCGTCATACAGCCAATCTGCGATGTCTGCTAACTATTCTTGCATGTTGTAACAAGAAATCGCCCTTTTTTGTCTATCCGGTTAGGATTCACTTTTTCCGGGTTTCTTCAACCCACCTCCTTCCGAAACCGCCATAAAGTTTTTTCTCACTCTATTtcccatttataaaaaatagatgaTTTGACTTAACGTTGCTTCCAGGCGATTAGGGTCCATTTTTTCCCGGATATCTATACCCCTCTCTCTTCTATTTTGAAAATGGGCGTTCTGCCATATGTcttatgagagaaaatgctccacatcgactcaggagcttatttcCCACGAGGCAGAAGGTTAGGATCATGGATTTTTTGACGTGCCAATTCCTAGAATAGTATACTTGCTTGTAATATCGTTGTTACAATGTATTTACTcttcaattatacaattttggtTCGGCATGCTAGGCAAAccgaaattgataaatttgataatattttaaaacaaataaattgaaatctTTAGATAAAATTACTTGAACTACAGAGCAAAAATTGCACCTTTCAATTTTGAGAAAGCTTAGATTAGAACATGCTTTTAAAtcgttaaaatatcaaaaacatttatttttttcagtatttcTTTTCATCCTTGGCTCCTTACAATGTTCGAATGTTTATTGCTGGATATATGAACAATTTGTTTAGAGATGATTATTTCAATAAGCATAATATGGTTGAAAAATCtgattaagtgattttatgttTTACTATTTGAAATGGATTAATAGAATGAATTAGAATTGGTCAACTCCGAGCTAATAAGTTCAATACCAAAAAgccatgaaataataattaatttttatatttatagatgaATATAATGAACAAGCCAATTAGATATACCTGTAACGTTCAAATTCTGTACAATAtgcgaaaaaaattatgtgcaatgaaccaattttgaatctAATAATGAGCCCtagtgtttaaaaatattcgtaTTTCGGTATGGGAACACTTgtaacttaacaaaaaaaaaaacaaaaactatgaatagatttgaattagcaaattttacaaaatttagttcCGAAAACACTTCactttcatataatttaattgtacatTGGTAAGAGGTTTACTTGAcccaatattatttttgccttcCTTTTTGCATTTTgagttaaacaattattttctcttaattcaagaaaattttctttaaattattttatcaagttttaatataagtaaaatattcattattcaaGAATTTGAATCCAATCAATAAAATCTTTAGAgaacttatttttttacttaagtggagatatatttattttttgatattattgtaGTTGGGTCACGTAAgctaaattttaagaaatcttcaaaactATTAGTAATTAAAAGTCTAATACAcacattgtaaaaatttgtagacAATTTACCACGCCTAGCATGCTCTAAGTGCAattaacaatgaaatttttaacacaCGTAGTATCGGAGAAGTTTGCGAACATtagaatctttttaatttttgccaaTGAATGGGTCttaccattttgaaaaaaaaaactaatatttgaatgaatattatatttcgaatcactaaaaaaaaaaaaaaaaaaaaaaaaaaaaaatgaaaattgtctaCCCTTTAGagtttccataaaatattaatatcacataaaaaatattgggaTTATGAAATCTTACTGTAAAAATCCACCCAGGAGGCTCGGGTTTGATTCCCGGTATCGGAACCAAGAAATGTCTTGAAATAAACCTTCTTCTGAAAGATGAAATTGCgcgaaataataaatcaaaaagttgTTATGGTAAATGCAACGGCACAGCCTTCCTTGTACCTACTATCaattacttgaataattaatagctaACGGAAAGATGTGTTCGTTACAGGCTAAGAACAATTTTGTGAATCAAAATAtcctttttaagtttaattattaatgtacAAACATGACTATTAAACTCGTCCatatcaaaatgtaaaaaatttggcGACACAAGTCAAGATTTTAATTAACTCAAATATAATTTGACCTAACATTAAATCTACAACTAAACCCAAATAAAATAAGCCATAAGTGTATAATATAAATCCAGTTTTATATCTATTTAGACTTTGAAAGTACACGTAGATGCAACATGGTTAATGTGCCATAAGCCCAATTTTGGTGCGAATTTAGTAAGAAAATTGAATAGTCAACGAGTGTTTTCGGATCTTTACGTAAAATGTCATGTatgtttttaactatttaaatttcttgaatTGAATTGtgataaaatgatgaaattattatgtttatatcaGATTCTGttccatttgtttttaaaataaaatttttttaataaaatttttatttttgtatagttGAGTGTTTGAAACTTATTATGGAATCATTAATGTAATTTACGTCTTTTTCTCTTTAATATGTAGTGTTCGCCATATTGGCCTTATTTGTTGTTCCCAAAACCAAAAATTCCTTTATCCTATTGGTTGCGTCAACCACGACATGATTAGTCGATGactaagttaa
This genomic interval from Chrysoperla carnea chromosome 1, inChrCarn1.1, whole genome shotgun sequence contains the following:
- the LOC123301498 gene encoding inactive hydroxysteroid dehydrogenase-like protein 1 is translated as MEPVDSPFDLLFLASAVAKVFTLVAQLVFAYMVFDKIWPAIQFVRYVLVPYFVSNEQSLKSRYGNWAVITGSTDGIGKAYAFELARRNINVILVSRSEEKLLNTASEIEAKYPIKTKTIVADFSNSSEEFYQDIAEQLVEYPIGILVNNVGINYEYPMRIHEMKREQMLNIININLVSTTMMTRIVLPIMLKNKRGAIVNVSSGSELQPWPLMTLYASTKAYIKNFSDALRFEYNTRGITVQNLAPFFTNTKINDFSQALRETSLIIPSPETYARHAILTLGKLEHTTGYWPHGFQYFFSSLAPYNVRMFIAGYMNNLFRDDYFNKHNMVEKSD